The nucleotide window ATCAGTCACCTCCATGCTGACTGTCCATAGCTTTCGCGTTTTGGGTGGCGGTGAGAGTAGCGTCACCCCCTTTGACATTGATGAATATCGAAACCTTCATGAAACGCTGTATTCTGCTTATCGGGCTTTTGGCGTAGGCCATGCAAGTCCAGGCAGCGAGCGACGGGGCCTTCCTGTCCGCTGGTGAAGGTGGATGATTCGATGATGCGTCTTGGTGCAGGGTTACTGCTTTGCCTGCTTGGCAGTCTGGTTACGGTGCAGGCCGCACCGGCGTTGCACCCCAATTGGAGTGCCGGCTTCCATGAGCTGAGCTTTCTCGATCCGCTGGATCACCAGCCGATGCACGCCATCGCTTTTTATCCGTCTATCGCCAGGGAGCAGACCAGCCAACTGGGCGGCTACCAGATCGACGCCGCGCCGGACGCCCGGATTGCCATCGGCCGCTTTCCCATGTTGATGCTCTCCCACGGCAACACCGGTACACCGCTGGCCCTGCACGATCTGGCGACTTCACTGGCGCGCAAGGGGTTCGTCGTGGTCGCGGTGATCCACCCTGGCGACAATGCCCAGGACCACAGCCGGCTGGGAACCCTGAGCAACCTTTACGGGCGGCCGATCCAGATTTCCGAGGCCATCACCGCGACCCTTAACGATCCGATGCTGTCGCCGTTCGTCAATGCTACGCAGGTGGGGGTGATCGGCTATTCCGCAGGTGGAGAAACCGCACTGATCCTGTCCGGCGCCACGCCGGATCTCAATCGCCTGCGCCGGTATTGCCAGGAGCGGCCGGACGACCGTGACGCCTGCAACACCCAGGGTGAACTGATTGCCGACCGCGACGATCTGCAACCGATGGCCGACCCCAGGGTCCGGGCATTGCTGTTGATGGCGCCGTTGAGCCTGAAGTTCGGTCGCCATACCCTGGCTGACGTCCATGTGCCGGTGCTGTTGTACAGCGGCGATGGCGACAAACTGGTGGCCTTCGACAAGAATGCCGCCGCCCTGGCCCGCAAGCTGCCCACCGCGCCGGATTTCAAGACCCTGGCCGGAGCAGGGCACTTTGTCTTCCTGGCGCCCTGCACCGATGAGCAGATTGCCGCGATGCCTGCGTTGTGCACCGATGCCGACGGTGTCGACCGCAAGGACATCCACCGCACGATGATTTCCGAAGCGGGACGTTTCTTCAGTCAGGCCCTGAGCAAGCCGACCCCGGCCGGTATGCGCACGGCCGATCAGTAAGGGGCTTGCTCGGCGCGTCGACGCAGCAGCAGGGTCAACCCCAGCCCGGTGACCGACAGTAGGGCGGCGCAGAAAAAGATCGACGAATAGCCCATGTTCAACGCCACCGCCCCCATCAATGGCCCGGCAATCGCCAGGGCCAGGTCGAAGAACACCGCATAGGCGCTCAACCCCGCGCCACGGCTGGTGTTCGGCACTTGCTTGATGGCTTCCACCCCGAGCGCCGGATACACCAGCGACAACCCGAAACCCGCCAGCCCGGCGCCTACCAATGCGAATGCGGGGGAAGGCGCCAGCCAGAGCAACACCAGCCCCAAGGTTTCGATACTCATGCACGCAATGGCCGAGTTGAAACCACCGAAGCGGGCAATGCTGGAAATGAACAGCAAGCGCGAAAGAATGAAGCAGATACCGAATACCGTCAGGCACCACGCCGCGCCGATCCAGCCACGACTGACATAAAACAGGGTAATGAACGTGGTGAGAGTGCCGTAGCCGATCGAGGCAAGGCTCAGGCTGGCCCCGTACGGCGCAATACGTCCGAACACGGCCCGGAAGGGCAGGCGTTCGCCACGGACTACCGGTACCGAAGGTTTGTTACGGATCAACAACAGCGCCGCGCCGGCCAACAGCGACAGCGCGATCCCCAGGCTGCTGAAGCCCAGGTCACCCACCATCACCACCCCCAGCGGGGCTCCGATGGCAATGGCGCCGTAGGACGCAATGCCGTTCCAGGAGATCGCACGGGCCGTGTGCTCCACGCCGACCTGGCCCATGCACCAACTGATGGTGCCAACGCCAATCAAGCCCTGGGCCACGCCAAGCAGCAAGCGGCCGACGATCAGGATCACCAGACTCGGCAGCGGCAGGCTTTGCAGCAAGGTCGAGATCAACGTCAGCACACCGCTGAGCAGAATGCCCGACAAACCGTAGACAATTGCCCGCTTGGTCCCGACGCTGTCCGACACCCGCCCGGCCATGGGGCGGCTGAGCAGGGTCGCCAGGTACTGCGAACCGATGGTCAGCCCGGCCACCACCGCACTGAAGCCCAACTGTTCATGGACATAACCCGGCAACACCGCAATCGGCAGACCGATGCAGAGGAAGGCGATGAAGGTATAGAAAACGATGGAGACGATCTGCAACGTGATCGACAGGGAGCTGGGGGTGGCTTGCGGCGTAGACATAGGCTCGTTCGCGGGCGGCGGCAGGAGAGCCTCATCATGGCCCGGGGTGGGAATAAAAGAAAGCTGGCTAACTAAATACGCGGACGAAGGTCACCGCAAATCCTTTGTGGGAGCGGGCTTGCTCGCGATGGCGGTGTGTCAGTTGATCAATATGTCGGCTGACATACTGCCATCGCGAGCAGGCTCGCTCCCACAGGGGGCTGTGTTCTTGAAATGAAAAAGCCCCGTCACATTGGACAGGGCTTTTCACTTGCAGCTCGAGGCTGACTTAGAACATCACACCCTGGCTGCGCAGGTAGTCATCATAGGTACCGCTGAAGTCGACCACGCCATCCGCGCTCAGCTCGATGATGCGGGTGGCCAGGGACGAGACGAACTCACGGTCGTGGCTGACGAAGATCAGCGTGCCCGGGTAGTTCTCCAGCGCCAGGTTCAGCGCTTCGATGGATTCCATGTCCAGGTGGTTGGTAGGTTCGTCCATCACCAGTACGTTCGGCTTCTGCAGGATCAGCTTGCCGAACAGCATGCGGCCCTGTTCGCCACCGGAGATGACCTTGACCGACTTGAGGATCTCGTCGTTGGAAAACAGCATGCGGCCCAAGGTGCCACGGATCATCTGTTCACCCTGGGTCCACTGGCCCATCCAGTCGAACAGGCTGACATCGTCGGCGAAGTCATGGGCATGGTCCTGGGCGTAGTAGCCCAGCTCCGCGCTCTCGGTCCACTTCACCGAGCCGGCGTCCGGCGCCAGCTCGCCCATCAGGGTACGCAACAAGGTGGTCTTGCCGATACCGTTGGGGCCAATGATCGCCACGCGTTCGCCGGCTTCGACGGTGAAGCTGAAGTTCTTGAACAGAGTCTTGCCATCGAAACCCTTGGACATGCGCTCGATGGTCACCGCCTGGCGGTGCAGTTTCTTGGTCTGCTCGAAGCGGATGAACGGGCTTACGCGGCTCGATGGCTTGACCTCGGCGAGCTGGATCTTGTCGATCTGCTTGGCGCGGGAGGTGGCCTGCTTGGCTTTCGAGGCGTTGGCCGAGAAGCGGCTGACGAAGGTCTGCAGCTCGGCGATCTGGGCTTTCTTCTTGGCGTTGTCCGACAGCAACTGCTCGCGGGACTGGGTCGCGGCGATCATGTATTCGTCGTAGTTGCCCGGGAACAGGCGCAGCTCGCCGTAGTCCAGGTCGGCCATGTGGGTGCAGACGCTGTTCAGGAAGTGCCGGTCGTGGGAAATGATGATCATGGTGCTGTTACGCGCCGTGAGAATGTTTTCCAGCCAGCGGATGGTGTTGATGTCCAGGTGGTTGGTCGGTTCGTCGAGCAACAGCACTTCCGGATCGGAGAACAGTGCCTGGGCGAGCAGCACCCGCAGTTTCCAGCCTGGCGCGACTTCGGTCATCGGGCCGAAATGCTGCTCCAGCGGAATACCCAGGCCCAGCAACAGCTCACCGGCGCGGGATTCGGCGGTGTAGCCGTCCATTTCGGCGAACTCGGTTTCCAGCTCGGCCACGGCCATGCCGTCTTCTTCGGTCATTTCCGGCAGCGAATAGATGCGATCGCGCTCGGCCTTGACCTTCCACAGCTCTTCGTGACCCATGATCACGGTGTCGATGACAGTGAATTGCTCGTAGGCGAACTGGTCCTGGCGCAATTTGCCCAGGCGTACGTTCGGCTCGAGCATGACTTGGCCGCCGGACGGCTCGAGGTCGTCGCCGAGGATTTTCATGAAGGTCGACTTGCCGCAACCGTTGGCGCCGATCAGGCCGTAGCGGTTGCCCGCGCCGAATTTGACAGAGACGTTTTCGAACAGCGGCTTGGCGCCGAACTGCATCGTGATGTTAGCTGTAGAGATCAAAGGTTTATCCTGCGGAACATTCAGAGTAGCTAAGGGTGCGGCAGTACCTGTTCAGTACCTGTCTGCGCCGATCCGCAACCGTGCAAGGCGGCGCGGTCACAAGCGCAAGGGTCCATCCGGCATAAGAGGACAGCAGCATACGAAGCGCCGGGCCCGAGTGGATGTGCGCGAAACCGGGTTCACGGTGTCGGCCAAAAGGGGGGCGCACAATATTTGGCGGCGATTGTACTGATCTGGCCGCGTTAACGATAGGGTATTGCCTGGGCAAGACGGTTTTT belongs to Pseudomonas sp. B21-028 and includes:
- a CDS encoding dienelactone hydrolase; translation: MMRLGAGLLLCLLGSLVTVQAAPALHPNWSAGFHELSFLDPLDHQPMHAIAFYPSIAREQTSQLGGYQIDAAPDARIAIGRFPMLMLSHGNTGTPLALHDLATSLARKGFVVVAVIHPGDNAQDHSRLGTLSNLYGRPIQISEAITATLNDPMLSPFVNATQVGVIGYSAGGETALILSGATPDLNRLRRYCQERPDDRDACNTQGELIADRDDLQPMADPRVRALLLMAPLSLKFGRHTLADVHVPVLLYSGDGDKLVAFDKNAAALARKLPTAPDFKTLAGAGHFVFLAPCTDEQIAAMPALCTDADGVDRKDIHRTMISEAGRFFSQALSKPTPAGMRTADQ
- a CDS encoding MFS transporter; translated protein: MSTPQATPSSLSITLQIVSIVFYTFIAFLCIGLPIAVLPGYVHEQLGFSAVVAGLTIGSQYLATLLSRPMAGRVSDSVGTKRAIVYGLSGILLSGVLTLISTLLQSLPLPSLVILIVGRLLLGVAQGLIGVGTISWCMGQVGVEHTARAISWNGIASYGAIAIGAPLGVVMVGDLGFSSLGIALSLLAGAALLLIRNKPSVPVVRGERLPFRAVFGRIAPYGASLSLASIGYGTLTTFITLFYVSRGWIGAAWCLTVFGICFILSRLLFISSIARFGGFNSAIACMSIETLGLVLLWLAPSPAFALVGAGLAGFGLSLVYPALGVEAIKQVPNTSRGAGLSAYAVFFDLALAIAGPLMGAVALNMGYSSIFFCAALLSVTGLGLTLLLRRRAEQAPY
- a CDS encoding ABC-F family ATPase, with the protein product MISTANITMQFGAKPLFENVSVKFGAGNRYGLIGANGCGKSTFMKILGDDLEPSGGQVMLEPNVRLGKLRQDQFAYEQFTVIDTVIMGHEELWKVKAERDRIYSLPEMTEEDGMAVAELETEFAEMDGYTAESRAGELLLGLGIPLEQHFGPMTEVAPGWKLRVLLAQALFSDPEVLLLDEPTNHLDINTIRWLENILTARNSTMIIISHDRHFLNSVCTHMADLDYGELRLFPGNYDEYMIAATQSREQLLSDNAKKKAQIAELQTFVSRFSANASKAKQATSRAKQIDKIQLAEVKPSSRVSPFIRFEQTKKLHRQAVTIERMSKGFDGKTLFKNFSFTVEAGERVAIIGPNGIGKTTLLRTLMGELAPDAGSVKWTESAELGYYAQDHAHDFADDVSLFDWMGQWTQGEQMIRGTLGRMLFSNDEILKSVKVISGGEQGRMLFGKLILQKPNVLVMDEPTNHLDMESIEALNLALENYPGTLIFVSHDREFVSSLATRIIELSADGVVDFSGTYDDYLRSQGVMF